Proteins found in one Planctomycetes bacterium MalM25 genomic segment:
- the norM gene encoding Multidrug resistance protein NorM: MPTQEQVTDRPSALAADRFREEDDAVPAEPTDDANGDPARPGWWSRAGGGREVLTVAAPLVVSSLSWTVMTFVDRMLLNHWSGAAMSAAFVASTAWFAALCLPLGICSYTNTFVAQYHGSDQPRRIGPSVWQGVWIALGASPFILMAIPWGDAMFRAAGHTAADVALEGEYFSILCWGAPAMLLSQSLSAFWSGRGKTVVVMVVDALFAGLNVLLDWWWIFGLSIAWGQQAIEIFPAAGIAGAGWATVVSLWLKAIVYFVMLVGGGGYRSEFASAAWWVDRPLLKRMLVFGGPSGVQLLLDVLGFTVFILLVAQLGSVENEATSMTFSIGSLAFMPVVGVGMAASILVGQHLGEDNDAAAAQATWTSLHVGWGYMAIVSALMVLVPGLFLSGFFVGEAVEGDLAQRAAVAAVAAVLMRFVAAYNFLDAALIVFVSALKGAGDTRFILLASLVMATLLGVLTWLAVEVLDAGLYGCWTLVSGWIMGLGLIFMLRFLQGKWRTMRVIEPPA, translated from the coding sequence ATGCCGACGCAAGAGCAGGTCACCGACCGCCCGTCCGCCCTGGCGGCCGATCGCTTCAGGGAAGAGGACGACGCCGTGCCCGCCGAGCCGACCGATGACGCCAACGGCGACCCCGCCCGTCCGGGCTGGTGGTCGCGCGCGGGCGGGGGCCGTGAGGTGCTCACGGTGGCCGCGCCGCTGGTCGTGTCGAGCCTGTCGTGGACCGTCATGACGTTCGTCGATCGGATGCTGCTCAACCACTGGTCGGGCGCGGCGATGTCGGCGGCGTTCGTCGCCTCGACCGCTTGGTTCGCGGCCCTCTGCTTGCCGCTGGGCATCTGCTCGTACACGAACACCTTCGTCGCGCAGTACCACGGCTCGGATCAACCACGCCGGATCGGCCCTTCGGTCTGGCAAGGGGTTTGGATCGCCTTGGGCGCCAGCCCGTTCATCCTGATGGCCATCCCGTGGGGTGACGCCATGTTCCGCGCCGCCGGACACACGGCTGCGGATGTCGCCTTGGAGGGGGAGTACTTCTCCATCCTGTGCTGGGGCGCGCCGGCCATGCTGCTCTCCCAGTCGCTCTCCGCCTTCTGGAGCGGGCGGGGCAAGACGGTCGTCGTCATGGTGGTCGACGCCCTCTTCGCGGGCCTGAACGTGCTGCTCGATTGGTGGTGGATCTTCGGGCTCTCGATCGCCTGGGGGCAACAAGCGATCGAGATCTTTCCCGCCGCGGGCATCGCCGGCGCGGGATGGGCCACCGTCGTGTCGCTTTGGCTCAAGGCGATCGTCTACTTCGTCATGCTGGTGGGCGGAGGGGGGTACCGCAGCGAGTTCGCCTCGGCCGCGTGGTGGGTCGATCGCCCCTTGCTGAAGCGCATGCTGGTCTTCGGCGGCCCGAGTGGCGTGCAGCTGTTGCTCGATGTGCTCGGGTTCACGGTCTTTATCTTGCTGGTCGCGCAGCTTGGCTCGGTCGAAAACGAGGCGACCAGCATGACCTTCAGCATCGGATCGCTCGCCTTCATGCCGGTGGTCGGTGTGGGGATGGCGGCGTCGATCCTCGTGGGCCAGCACCTGGGCGAAGACAACGACGCCGCCGCCGCCCAGGCGACCTGGACCTCGCTGCACGTCGGTTGGGGCTACATGGCGATCGTCTCGGCGCTGATGGTCTTGGTGCCCGGGCTTTTCCTCTCCGGCTTCTTCGTCGGCGAGGCGGTCGAGGGCGACCTGGCTCAGCGAGCCGCCGTGGCCGCGGTCGCGGCGGTGCTCATGCGGTTTGTCGCCGCGTACAATTTCCTTGACGCGGCGTTGATCGTCTTCGTCAGCGCGTTGAAGGGGGCGGGCGACACGCGGTTCATCCTCCTGGCGAGCCTCGTCATGGCGACCCTGCTCGGCGTGCTCACCTGGCTGGCGGTCGAGGTGCTCGACGCCGGGCTCTACGGCTGCTGGACGCTGGTGAGCGGCTGGATCATGGGCCTGGGCCTGATCTTCATGCTCCGCTTCTTGCAAGGGAAATGGAGAACCATGCGCGTGATCGAGCCCCCCGCCTGA
- the betC_1 gene encoding Choline-sulfatase — protein MIASIPRYASLLLLLIASPAFAEAPKEQPNILWIITDDHRADSLEVYNRATTGKSESPLGYVSSPNIDKLASEGVLFTRAYCNSPACGPSRASMHTGRYPFRNGKYGWEATHQEADFTRPAFAQSLRDAGYGTAIIGKRHYSIRTPEQRPGGTQQAVFDYEMDFVRDLERNGVGDLHSTGAYGLVDSILLRKDATETIFYPDGRVKKYVLTKADRELSAEEEAIKRGVEEEFDILRAYTRINTGLILGGVNPQPAGKTTDANIVREFKSHLANAGKTYKTQWGKEVSGADADKPLFVNLGFHLPHTPVLPPKEFRERFRERKYKLPEFDTSELSALPPQLVEIYNESKTDRMKPEEKLQAIRDYYAFCAYGDALVGEAVESFKAYCEANDREYLIVFTVGDHGWHLGEQGTMAKFGPWRQSIEDAAIVVSSDKQNYPPGTVCNEMVEFVDFAPTMMAAGGIDVSDAQYDYLDGTDLAQVVADPEANRRDYILGEMNLVCGHRAYLRTDDFAFSMRTRDRRKVGAAPFLNDDIRWALTCEAKHAHLALYDLRNDPLERRNVAYDLDYLPLAEWFRQKLGNIVLGDGRIECDWTQPNSYSLSNFAGGADDKKIDMPAEIVPSGKPFAMRTPPNR, from the coding sequence ATGATCGCTTCGATCCCTCGCTACGCCTCCCTGCTGCTCCTGTTGATCGCTTCGCCGGCCTTCGCCGAGGCCCCGAAGGAACAGCCGAACATCTTGTGGATCATCACGGACGATCATCGGGCCGATTCGCTCGAGGTCTACAACCGGGCGACCACTGGCAAGAGCGAGAGCCCGCTCGGCTATGTGAGCTCTCCGAACATCGACAAGCTGGCGAGCGAGGGGGTGCTGTTCACCCGCGCCTACTGCAACTCGCCGGCGTGCGGGCCATCGCGGGCGTCGATGCACACGGGGCGGTACCCGTTCCGCAACGGCAAGTACGGCTGGGAGGCGACTCACCAGGAGGCCGACTTCACCCGCCCCGCCTTCGCCCAGAGCCTGCGCGACGCCGGCTACGGCACGGCGATCATCGGCAAGCGGCACTACTCGATCCGCACCCCCGAACAACGCCCCGGCGGCACGCAGCAGGCTGTGTTCGATTACGAGATGGATTTCGTCCGCGACCTGGAACGCAACGGCGTCGGCGACCTGCACTCGACCGGCGCGTACGGGCTCGTCGATTCGATCCTGCTGCGCAAGGACGCGACCGAAACGATCTTCTACCCCGACGGGCGCGTGAAGAAGTACGTGCTCACAAAGGCCGACCGCGAGTTGAGCGCTGAAGAGGAAGCCATCAAGCGGGGCGTTGAGGAGGAGTTCGATATCCTCCGCGCCTACACCCGGATCAACACCGGTCTGATCCTCGGCGGGGTGAACCCGCAGCCGGCCGGCAAGACGACCGACGCGAACATCGTCCGTGAGTTCAAGAGCCACCTCGCTAACGCGGGCAAGACCTATAAAACACAGTGGGGCAAAGAGGTCTCCGGCGCCGACGCGGACAAGCCGCTGTTCGTGAATCTTGGCTTCCACCTCCCCCACACGCCGGTGCTGCCCCCCAAGGAGTTCCGCGAGCGCTTTCGGGAAAGGAAATACAAGCTGCCCGAGTTCGACACGAGCGAACTCTCCGCCCTGCCGCCGCAACTGGTTGAGATCTACAACGAGTCGAAGACCGACCGGATGAAGCCTGAGGAGAAGCTCCAGGCGATCCGGGACTACTACGCCTTCTGCGCGTACGGCGACGCGCTCGTCGGCGAGGCGGTCGAGTCGTTCAAGGCGTACTGCGAGGCGAACGATCGGGAGTACCTGATCGTCTTCACCGTGGGCGACCACGGCTGGCACCTGGGCGAGCAGGGCACGATGGCCAAGTTCGGCCCCTGGCGGCAGTCGATCGAAGACGCGGCGATCGTTGTCTCGTCCGACAAACAGAACTACCCGCCCGGCACGGTCTGCAACGAGATGGTCGAGTTCGTCGACTTCGCCCCCACGATGATGGCCGCCGGAGGCATCGACGTGTCGGACGCTCAGTACGACTACCTCGACGGCACGGACCTGGCCCAAGTGGTCGCCGACCCCGAGGCGAACCGCCGCGACTACATCCTCGGGGAGATGAACCTCGTGTGCGGCCACCGCGCCTACCTGCGGACCGACGACTTCGCCTTCTCGATGCGCACCCGCGACCGCCGAAAGGTCGGCGCAGCGCCCTTCCTAAACGACGACATCCGTTGGGCGCTCACCTGCGAGGCGAAGCACGCGCACCTCGCTCTGTACGACCTGCGGAACGACCCGCTCGAACGTCGGAACGTCGCCTACGACCTGGACTACCTCCCGCTTGCCGAATGGTTTCGCCAGAAGCTAGGGAACATCGTGCTGGGCGATGGCCGCATCGAATGCGACTGGACGCAGCCCAACAGCTACTCCCTCAGCAACTTCGCCGGCGGGGCGGACGACAAGAAGATCGACATGCCGGCCGAGATCGTCCCGAGCGGCAAGCCGTTCGCGATGCGCACCCCGCCGAATCGCTAG
- the kdsC gene encoding 3-deoxy-D-manno-octulosonate 8-phosphate phosphatase KdsC — protein sequence MQRIALLLTDVDGVLTDGGITFDGNGVETKTFNVRDGLGVRLWQRAGGRFGIITGRASKIVEQRGAELDIEFVYQAVKEKLSVVRNLAKELGLSLDQIAYVGDDLPDLPTIRAVGFGAAPTDAAPELLESADYVTTAPGGRGVLREVIEKLLKDSGMWEEATGPLHG from the coding sequence ATGCAACGCATCGCCCTCCTCCTGACCGACGTTGACGGGGTGCTCACCGATGGGGGCATCACGTTCGATGGCAATGGCGTCGAGACCAAGACGTTCAACGTCCGCGACGGCCTCGGCGTGCGGCTCTGGCAGCGTGCCGGGGGCCGCTTCGGGATCATCACGGGGCGGGCCTCGAAGATCGTCGAACAACGGGGCGCCGAGCTCGACATCGAGTTCGTCTACCAAGCGGTCAAGGAGAAACTGTCGGTCGTTCGCAATCTCGCGAAGGAACTCGGCCTGTCGCTCGACCAGATCGCTTACGTCGGCGACGACCTGCCCGACCTACCGACAATCCGCGCCGTCGGCTTCGGCGCCGCCCCCACCGACGCGGCGCCCGAGCTGCTTGAGAGCGCGGACTACGTCACCACGGCGCCGGGCGGGCGCGGCGTGCTGCGAGAAGTGATCGAGAAGCTACTCAAGGATTCGGGCATGTGGGAAGAGGCGACCGGACCGCTGCACGGATGA
- the yliI_1 gene encoding Soluble aldose sugar dehydrogenase YliI precursor, producing the protein MHLKNHLAAAVSALLIVSPAAAGISGVTYLAFPDSEPLAAAHAPNDPTTLYVAHRNGVIRGLDVAAGTWDVDPLLEVAGVDASGEGGLLGFAFHPDFATNQKLYVHATIDPGDAMPGVLDPFNTQVLEYTFDPGGAAPAVRTILSVPQPTAFHNGGWIGFNPAASAGEEGLLYLTIGDGDTPASAQSITSGDLLGKVLRIDPTGDEYPADADRNYAIPSTNPFIGGNEDGEIYAYGLRNPFRASIDRLTGDLWIGDVGDDTREEVDVIRAATGGGENFGWDACEGLTDSDGSGGCAVLKASTTVTDPVYDYMRPGVGPVDFTGVSVIGGVVYRGPDPAVQGRYLFGDIFAPGASYWSLDADDPVGSIANLEPELFPDDNSIGGPVAFAEDLDGNVYILTRFSGIYRIDTDAVVPGDFNADGVVDAADYTVWRDGLGSPAEYAAWQANYGATAVTWTAPSQGVPEPTTVLLAGAALLGLQLTARQR; encoded by the coding sequence ATGCATCTCAAGAACCACTTGGCGGCGGCAGTCAGCGCGCTGCTGATCGTCTCGCCCGCGGCGGCGGGCATCTCGGGCGTCACGTACCTGGCGTTCCCCGACAGCGAACCCCTCGCGGCCGCGCACGCCCCAAACGATCCGACGACGCTCTACGTCGCGCATCGCAACGGCGTTATCCGCGGCCTCGACGTCGCCGCCGGGACGTGGGATGTCGATCCGTTGCTCGAGGTGGCCGGCGTGGACGCTTCGGGCGAAGGGGGCCTGCTCGGCTTCGCCTTTCACCCCGACTTCGCAACGAACCAGAAGCTGTACGTCCACGCGACGATCGACCCGGGCGATGCGATGCCCGGAGTGCTCGACCCGTTTAATACCCAAGTGCTCGAGTACACGTTTGATCCCGGCGGCGCCGCACCGGCCGTCCGCACGATCCTCAGCGTGCCGCAGCCGACGGCCTTTCACAACGGGGGTTGGATCGGCTTCAACCCGGCCGCCTCGGCTGGCGAGGAAGGCTTGCTGTACCTCACGATTGGCGATGGCGATACGCCCGCCTCGGCCCAGTCGATCACCAGCGGCGACCTGCTGGGGAAAGTGCTGCGGATCGATCCGACCGGAGACGAATATCCGGCTGACGCCGACCGCAACTACGCGATCCCATCGACGAATCCGTTTATCGGCGGAAACGAAGACGGTGAAATCTATGCCTACGGTCTGCGCAATCCTTTCCGTGCGAGCATCGACCGTCTGACTGGCGATCTTTGGATCGGCGATGTCGGGGACGACACCCGCGAGGAGGTCGATGTGATACGGGCCGCTACCGGCGGCGGCGAGAACTTCGGCTGGGACGCGTGCGAGGGCCTCACCGACTCGGATGGCTCCGGCGGCTGCGCCGTGCTGAAGGCCTCCACGACAGTGACCGACCCGGTGTACGACTACATGCGGCCCGGTGTGGGGCCGGTCGACTTCACCGGCGTGTCGGTCATCGGCGGCGTGGTTTACCGCGGGCCCGACCCAGCGGTGCAGGGCCGCTACCTATTCGGCGACATCTTTGCTCCCGGCGCGAGCTACTGGAGCCTCGACGCCGACGACCCGGTCGGGTCGATCGCGAACCTCGAGCCGGAGCTCTTCCCCGATGACAACTCGATCGGCGGACCGGTTGCTTTCGCCGAGGACCTCGACGGAAACGTTTATATCCTGACTCGCTTCTCGGGCATCTATCGCATCGACACCGATGCGGTCGTTCCGGGTGACTTCAACGCCGACGGTGTGGTCGACGCGGCTGACTACACCGTGTGGCGTGACGGACTCGGCTCGCCAGCGGAGTATGCGGCCTGGCAAGCCAACTACGGGGCGACAGCCGTCACGTGGACCGCTCCGAGCCAGGGCGTTCCCGAGCCGACGACCGTTCTGCTCGCCGGCGCCGCTCTACTCGGCTTGCAGCTGACTGCGCGGCAGCGTTAG
- the sigW_1 gene encoding ECF RNA polymerase sigma factor SigW, giving the protein MSALATPSTARFSGAPHFTPNETFETAPRFTIVESTDLPLAEWETEDLVRAAQGDNRDAFGELAVRFEGMVQSVALRRLGNHAEALELSQEVLIRAMDRLHQLSEPRAFGSWLKSITVRMAINRQVRRKRSVDTEPATLEATCVDNDRCPVDAALTAERAEQVRDGLGRLGEMDRSTLEAFYVRGQSLVEMSDAFSAPVGTIKRRLHVARKRLAAELGDGFAV; this is encoded by the coding sequence ATGAGCGCCCTCGCCACTCCGTCGACCGCCCGCTTCAGCGGAGCGCCGCACTTCACTCCTAACGAGACCTTCGAGACCGCGCCGCGGTTCACGATCGTCGAGTCGACCGATCTGCCGCTCGCCGAGTGGGAGACCGAAGACCTCGTCCGCGCCGCTCAGGGCGACAACCGCGACGCCTTCGGCGAGCTGGCCGTCCGCTTCGAGGGGATGGTCCAGTCGGTCGCGCTGCGTCGGTTGGGCAACCACGCCGAGGCGCTCGAGCTGTCGCAGGAGGTGCTGATCCGCGCGATGGATCGGCTCCACCAGCTCAGCGAGCCCCGGGCGTTCGGGTCGTGGCTCAAGTCGATCACCGTCCGCATGGCGATCAACCGGCAGGTCCGGCGCAAGCGGAGCGTCGACACCGAGCCGGCCACACTCGAGGCGACCTGCGTCGATAACGATCGGTGCCCGGTCGACGCGGCCCTCACCGCCGAGCGGGCCGAGCAGGTCCGGGACGGCCTCGGCCGGCTCGGCGAGATGGACCGCTCCACGCTCGAGGCGTTCTACGTCCGGGGCCAGTCGCTCGTGGAGATGTCCGACGCGTTCAGCGCGCCGGTCGGCACCATCAAGCGGCGCCTGCACGTGGCGCGGAAGCGGCTCGCCGCCGAGCTGGGCGACGGCTTCGCCGTGTGA
- the afsK gene encoding Serine/threonine-protein kinase AfsK, protein MSLARVFRFSSFALALVLASTAAEARLVGRQVAQEAGLTRAWFTQAALMSGVQRVAGAELQDGVLYVLSSAGTIQAFDAESGENLWTNRLGDPSQPATGPAIRRTVKQLAEGGTSVSTRCAIIVGTTIYVLDAANGVEIESQAIHGSTDSAPVLGDDHVYVSALGGRLIGYPIAKPRSVNFRIASPGQLYATPLLASGRVIWTTAKGEVYAAAAETGRPAYRFNASAPVVGTPAAVEDSLYFANERGVIYALDAERARPLWRTSVGSSVSRPVVGVGDAVFVPADGPTLHSFDRKSGDHTWIVDGPSEVVSVSPERVYAVTPVGELAVLDRKTGRPLASWPAGGALRPVTNTQTDRLFFVSESGLIQCFHESALTEPVYHGDDPAQAEPADAPAEEGEPAADTPDAPADQPAGGFDDDPFAPDGEASDDPFSPEEEAAASDDDPFSSDDGGADEDDPFADF, encoded by the coding sequence ATGTCTCTCGCTCGCGTCTTCCGGTTCTCTTCGTTCGCGCTCGCCCTGGTGCTAGCATCCACGGCGGCGGAGGCTCGTCTCGTCGGCCGGCAGGTCGCCCAAGAGGCGGGCCTCACGCGGGCGTGGTTCACCCAGGCCGCCCTGATGTCGGGTGTGCAGCGCGTCGCCGGCGCCGAGTTGCAAGACGGCGTGCTCTACGTGCTCAGCTCAGCCGGGACGATCCAGGCCTTCGACGCCGAGTCCGGCGAGAACCTGTGGACCAACCGCTTGGGCGACCCGTCGCAACCCGCCACCGGCCCCGCGATCCGCCGCACCGTCAAGCAGCTGGCCGAGGGGGGGACGTCCGTCTCGACGCGTTGCGCAATCATCGTCGGCACGACTATCTACGTGCTCGACGCGGCCAACGGCGTCGAGATCGAGTCGCAGGCGATCCACGGCTCGACCGACTCGGCTCCCGTGCTGGGCGACGACCATGTGTACGTCTCGGCTTTGGGAGGGCGGCTGATCGGGTACCCGATCGCGAAGCCGCGCAGCGTGAATTTCCGCATCGCCTCGCCCGGTCAGCTGTACGCGACGCCGCTGTTGGCGTCGGGCCGAGTGATCTGGACCACCGCGAAGGGCGAGGTCTACGCCGCCGCCGCCGAAACGGGACGCCCCGCCTATCGCTTCAACGCGTCGGCTCCGGTCGTGGGCACGCCCGCGGCGGTGGAGGACAGCCTCTACTTCGCCAACGAACGGGGCGTGATCTACGCGTTGGACGCCGAGCGCGCCCGGCCGCTGTGGCGCACCTCGGTCGGATCGAGCGTGAGCCGGCCCGTGGTGGGCGTCGGTGACGCGGTCTTTGTGCCCGCCGACGGACCCACGCTGCATTCTTTCGACCGGAAGTCGGGCGACCACACTTGGATCGTCGACGGCCCTTCGGAGGTGGTTTCGGTCTCGCCCGAGCGCGTCTACGCGGTGACCCCCGTCGGGGAACTGGCGGTGCTCGATCGGAAGACGGGTCGCCCGCTCGCCAGCTGGCCGGCGGGTGGCGCCTTGCGGCCCGTGACGAACACGCAGACCGATCGCCTGTTCTTTGTCTCCGAGAGCGGCTTGATCCAGTGCTTCCACGAGTCGGCGCTCACCGAGCCGGTCTACCACGGCGACGACCCCGCCCAGGCCGAACCGGCCGACGCCCCCGCCGAAGAGGGCGAACCCGCCGCCGACACGCCCGACGCGCCCGCGGACCAGCCGGCCGGTGGCTTCGACGACGACCCCTTCGCACCGGATGGCGAGGCCAGCGACGACCCGTTCTCTCCTGAAGAAGAAGCCGCTGCGTCGGACGACGACCCGTTCTCCTCGGACGACGGCGGAGCGGACGAGGACGATCCGTTCGCCGACTTCTGA
- the phoD gene encoding Alkaline phosphatase D precursor gives MPSPLGRALLSCLLIPASAHGKPPIPTPVETPILGELDRLLLGTLYQDPRADLGLKDALVDPRLRALIERHGLHLFGGPMLGCVTDSSARVWVRTPGAARVRVRCDGRKSEEVTTTARNDFTALIDLDGLKPATTYRYDVLVDGVSAFDGDLAAFRTAPAKGQPAVVTAAFGGGARYNPSKEGIWDVIADHRPDALLMLGDNVYIDEPHSRTKQRVHYYRRQLRPEYRRLVASSAVYAVYDDHDLGVNDSSGGPDPFKPDWKYASWKVFRENWNNPAYGDPPERPGCWFDFSLGDVDFFMLDNRYYRDFKSGTMLGPDQKAWLFERLRASDATFKVLASGTLWTEHADKGGKDSWWGVKEERNEIFDFLDREQIGGVILLSADRHRTDVYQIARPNSYDLYEFETSKLTNDHTHPTKKEALFSYNEGTFFGLLRFDTTKPDPEVTFQCVTAEDEVVYELTLPRSQLQAE, from the coding sequence ATGCCCTCGCCGCTAGGACGCGCCCTGCTGAGCTGCCTGTTGATCCCGGCCTCAGCGCACGGCAAGCCGCCGATACCGACGCCCGTCGAAACGCCGATCCTTGGTGAGCTGGACCGCCTGCTGCTCGGCACGCTCTACCAAGACCCGAGAGCCGACCTAGGCCTCAAGGACGCCCTCGTCGATCCACGGCTGCGAGCCTTGATCGAGCGGCATGGTTTACACCTCTTCGGCGGGCCGATGCTCGGGTGCGTGACCGACTCCAGCGCCCGGGTCTGGGTCCGCACGCCGGGCGCCGCGCGTGTTCGGGTCCGCTGCGACGGGCGAAAGAGCGAGGAGGTCACCACCACCGCGCGAAATGACTTCACCGCGCTGATTGACCTGGACGGACTGAAGCCCGCCACCACCTATCGATACGATGTGCTGGTCGATGGGGTGAGTGCGTTCGACGGCGATCTCGCCGCGTTCCGCACGGCGCCGGCCAAGGGCCAACCCGCCGTCGTGACGGCCGCCTTCGGTGGGGGGGCGCGCTACAACCCTTCGAAGGAGGGCATCTGGGACGTGATCGCCGATCATCGCCCCGACGCGTTGCTGATGCTCGGCGACAATGTTTACATCGACGAGCCGCACTCGCGCACCAAGCAGCGAGTGCACTACTACCGCCGTCAGCTCCGCCCCGAGTACCGGCGACTCGTCGCCTCGTCGGCGGTCTACGCGGTGTACGACGATCACGACCTGGGGGTGAACGACTCGTCCGGGGGTCCTGATCCTTTCAAGCCTGACTGGAAGTACGCATCGTGGAAAGTCTTCCGGGAGAACTGGAACAACCCAGCCTACGGCGACCCGCCGGAACGCCCCGGTTGTTGGTTCGATTTCTCACTCGGCGACGTCGACTTTTTCATGCTCGACAACCGCTACTACCGCGACTTCAAGTCGGGCACGATGCTCGGCCCCGATCAGAAGGCGTGGCTCTTCGAGCGGCTGCGTGCGTCCGACGCGACGTTCAAGGTGCTCGCCTCCGGCACGCTGTGGACCGAGCACGCCGACAAGGGGGGCAAGGACTCGTGGTGGGGGGTCAAGGAGGAGCGCAACGAGATCTTCGACTTCCTCGACCGGGAACAGATCGGCGGCGTGATCCTGCTCTCCGCCGACCGCCACCGGACCGACGTCTACCAGATCGCGCGGCCAAACAGCTACGATCTCTACGAGTTCGAGACCTCGAAGCTGACCAACGACCACACGCATCCGACGAAGAAGGAGGCCCTCTTCTCGTACAACGAGGGGACGTTCTTTGGCCTCTTGCGATTCGACACAACGAAGCCTGACCCGGAGGTGACGTTCCAGTGTGTCACCGCCGAGGACGAGGTCGTGTACGAGCTAACGCTGCCGCGCAGTCAGCTGCAAGCCGAGTAG
- the kpsF gene encoding Arabinose 5-phosphate isomerase KpsF: MSAQPAARSDAPPRDALPTPQRIAAAREVMRLEAIALWKLSQQLGDEFADAIELLETCRGSVIVTGMGKAGLIGQKIAATLASTGQPSHFLHPAEAFHGDLGRVGRGDLVLMLSQSGETGEVIQLLPSLRSFGAPILAITATTQSTVGRAAEVVLPLGSLDEACSLGLAPSTSTTAMLAIGDALALVLSSIRGFRAEDFAKFHPGGSLGRKLARVEDEMRPLAECRVSEATQSVREVLVACSKPGRRTGAVMLVDAEGKLTGLFTDSDLAKLLESHDAAALDGPIDQIMVRDPVTITPDVRMSEAVGLLADRKFSELPVVDVTGRPIGLVDVTDVVAREANDAPAAAPQPAKPPMRIFPNEDAYAAG; the protein is encoded by the coding sequence ATGAGCGCACAACCCGCTGCGCGCAGCGACGCGCCCCCGCGCGACGCGCTGCCCACGCCCCAACGGATCGCCGCGGCGCGCGAAGTGATGCGCCTCGAGGCGATCGCCCTCTGGAAGCTCTCGCAGCAACTCGGCGACGAGTTCGCTGACGCGATCGAGCTGCTCGAAACCTGCCGCGGCTCGGTGATCGTCACCGGCATGGGCAAGGCGGGGCTGATCGGCCAGAAGATCGCCGCGACGCTCGCCAGCACCGGCCAGCCGAGCCACTTCCTGCACCCCGCCGAAGCGTTCCACGGCGACCTGGGCCGCGTCGGGCGGGGCGACCTCGTGCTGATGCTCTCGCAGAGCGGCGAAACGGGCGAGGTCATCCAACTGCTGCCGAGCCTCCGCAGCTTTGGCGCCCCGATCCTCGCGATCACCGCCACCACCCAGAGCACGGTCGGCCGCGCCGCCGAAGTGGTCCTCCCGCTGGGGAGCCTCGACGAGGCGTGCTCGCTCGGCCTCGCGCCCAGCACGAGCACGACCGCCATGCTCGCTATCGGCGACGCGCTCGCCCTGGTCCTGAGCTCCATCCGCGGCTTCCGCGCCGAGGACTTCGCGAAGTTCCACCCGGGCGGTTCGCTCGGTCGCAAGTTGGCCCGCGTCGAGGACGAGATGCGACCGCTCGCCGAATGCCGTGTGTCCGAAGCGACGCAGTCGGTCCGCGAGGTGCTGGTCGCCTGCAGCAAGCCGGGCCGCCGCACCGGCGCCGTCATGCTGGTCGATGCGGAGGGCAAGCTGACCGGCCTTTTCACCGACAGCGACCTCGCGAAGCTGCTCGAATCCCACGACGCCGCGGCGCTCGACGGACCGATCGACCAGATCATGGTCCGCGACCCGGTCACGATCACGCCCGACGTCCGTATGAGCGAGGCGGTCGGTCTCCTGGCGGACCGCAAGTTCAGCGAGCTGCCGGTAGTCGATGTCACGGGTCGACCGATCGGCTTGGTCGATGTGACCGATGTCGTCGCCCGGGAAGCGAACGACGCTCCCGCCGCCGCCCCGCAGCCCGCCAAGCCCCCGATGCGGATCTTCCCGAACGAAGACGCCTACGCGGCGGGGTGA